The following coding sequences are from one Achromobacter sp. B7 window:
- a CDS encoding sulfurtransferase, whose protein sequence is MTAVVNIAAYKFVSLDLLPDLRAHLLTVAGDCGLKGTILLAEEGINLFLAGSSQGIDTFLQTLRADARFADLEVKFSHSEGVPFRKLLVKIKREIIRMDHPTIRPEAGRAPGVDAKTLARWLEQGADDAGRPVVMLDTRNAFEVDEGTFKNAIDWRIERFTQFPAAVQAHRAELEGKTVVSFCTGGIRCEKAAIYMNEAGIPNVYQLDGGILKYFEETGGVGYDGKCFVFDERHSLDPELAPTQP, encoded by the coding sequence ATGACTGCCGTCGTCAATATCGCCGCCTACAAATTCGTTTCGCTGGATCTCCTGCCCGACCTGCGCGCCCACCTGCTGACCGTGGCTGGCGACTGCGGGCTCAAGGGCACCATCCTGCTGGCCGAAGAAGGCATCAACCTGTTCCTGGCGGGTTCCTCCCAGGGCATCGACACCTTCCTGCAAACGCTGCGCGCCGATGCGCGCTTTGCAGACCTGGAAGTGAAATTCAGCCATAGCGAAGGCGTGCCGTTTCGCAAGCTGCTGGTCAAGATCAAGCGCGAAATCATTCGCATGGACCACCCCACCATCCGCCCTGAAGCGGGCCGTGCGCCGGGGGTGGACGCCAAGACGCTGGCGCGCTGGCTTGAGCAGGGCGCCGACGATGCCGGCCGCCCTGTCGTCATGCTGGACACGCGCAACGCCTTTGAAGTCGATGAAGGCACGTTCAAGAACGCCATCGATTGGCGCATCGAACGCTTCACGCAGTTTCCGGCCGCCGTACAGGCGCACCGCGCCGAACTGGAAGGCAAGACGGTGGTCAGCTTCTGCACGGGCGGCATCCGCTGCGAAAAAGCCGCCATTTACATGAACGAGGCGGGCATTCCCAACGTGTATCAGCTGGACGGCGGCATCCTGAAGTATTTCGAGGAAACCGGCGGCGTCGGGTATGACGGCAAATGCTTCGTCTTCGACGAACGCCATTCGCTGGACCCGGAGCTGGCGCCCACCCAGCCGTAG